In Gopherus evgoodei ecotype Sinaloan lineage unplaced genomic scaffold, rGopEvg1_v1.p scaffold_32_arrow_ctg1, whole genome shotgun sequence, the genomic window GTGGGGTCAGCCTTtgccacctcccccccacagtgGTGTCCCTCGATCCCTCACTGTTGCGGGTTCTTGACCGTTCATCTCTTGAATCCTCTCAAAGGGGGCTCAGATCTTGACTTACAAATGCCAGCGATGTTGACCCATGACCCCCTCGACATTGACCTCTGGGGGCATTGGCTTGGCATGAATCCCGGGTGTCTGTGGTGGCGACGCCCATTGGTGCAGCCAACGTTTGACCCCTCACCCCATGGTGTCAACTCCCGCTGCCTTGGCCCTGCTGATCCCCCTCGTGGTGGTGACCCCCGACCCCTCCCTGTGCAGGTGGCCAAGACCAAGCAGAAGATCGAGGAGCAGAAGATGCAGGTGCTGGTGGTGGAGCGGACCCAGCAGATCCAGCTGCAGGAGCAGGAAATCATACGCAAGGAGCACGAGCTGGAGGCCACGGTGAAGAAGCCGGCCGAGGCCGAGCGCTACCGGCTGGAGAAGCTGGCGGAGGCCCAGAGGTATCGcgcccccccaaaccccctctCCCCACGCCGCCCTCCAGCCACCCCCGAGACCCAGCTGGGCCGAGCGCTTCcagcccggacacaaccccgcaaccccttcccagccagagccatgGCCTCACCCCGTCCCCGATCCACCGCGGGGCTCCCTGCCAGCCTCAGCCTGCCTCCCCGCACACAGCGCCCCACCTCTgatgcctctcccctcccccaatgccccccaacaccctgcccctcACTTCTCCATTCTGCACCCCACTCCCATCTCCTCCCgcagcaccctgcccctcccctctccatccctcgccctgctcccctccccatcctgtgccccgctcccatcccctcccccagcaccctgcccctcctctccgctgcccctcacctccccatcccgcaccctgctcccatcccctcccccagcaccctgcccctcccctgttcctcccctccccatcccgcgCCccgctcccatcccctcccccagcaccctgcccctcccctgttcttcccctccccatcccgcgcccggctcccatcccctcccgcagcaccctgcccctcccctctccatccctcgccctgctcccaccccctcccccagcaccctgcccctcctctccgctgcccctcacctccccatcctgcaccccgctcccatcccctcccccagcaccctgcccctcccctgttcctcccctccccatcccgcaccccgctcccatcccctcccccagcaccctgcccctcccctgttcttcccctccccatcccgcgcccggctcccatcccctcccacagcaccctgcccctcccctctccatcccttgccctgctcccaccccctcccccagcaccctgcccctcctctccgcTGCCCCTCACCTCCCCATCCCGCACCccgctcccatcccctcccccagcaccctgcccctcccctgtccctcccctccccatcccgcgCCccgctcccatcccctcccccagcaccctgtccctcccctccccatcccgcgCCCcgctcccatcccctgccccagcaccctgcccctcccctgtccctcccctccccgcgccCCGCTCCCATCCCCTagcaccctgcccctcccttgcccctcccctccccatcctgtgccccactcccatcccctcccccagcaccctgcccctcacctcccccatCCCGTGCCCCGCTCCCATCCCCtagcaccctgcccctcccctgcccctcacctCCCCATCCCGTGCCCCGCTCCCATCCCCTAGCACCCTGCCCCTCACCTCCCTATCCCGTGCCCCGCTCCCATCCCCTAGCACCCTGCCCCTCACCTCCCCATCCCGTGCCCCGCTCCCATCCCCTAGCACcctacccctccccttcccatcctgcgccccactcccatctcctagcaccctgcccctcccttgcccctcccctccccatcctgtgccccactcccatcccctcccccagcaccctgcccctcacctcccccatCCTGTGCCCCATACAACAAGCCTCATCCACCGCTCCTTCTCCTGAACCCCCTGCTCACCCCTcggcaccctccttccccactccctgcccctgaaACCTCTGCTGCCAGCTCCTGCTCACCTCCGCTCAGTGTCCCACCCCCCTACTGTGCCGTAGTCACTGacactgccccccttcccccccccaggtgccagctcatCATGCAGGCAGAGGCTGAAGCAGAGTCCCTCAGGGTGAGTCTGGTGCTTGCCCCTCCCAGCCTTGTGacgggaatgggacccaggcgtccgggatgGCAGcgcagggctggagcctgggatgggacccaggcgtccgggatgGCAGCGCAGGGCTCTCACCCCTAGGGTGGCTGGAGGCGAggatgggacccaggcatccgggagTGGAGGACGGGTCGCTCTCCACCCCCGGCGCTGATCacgctccccccacctcccccatgcaGGTGAAGGGGGAGGCGCAGGCGTTCGCCACTGAGGCCAAGGCGCGGGCAGACGCCGAGCAGATGTCCAAGAAGGCGGAGGCATTCCGGCAGTACCAGGACGCCGCCATGGTCGACATGCTGCTGGAGAAGCTGCCCCAGGTGAGGCCAGGGCCGGGGGGAGGGCAGGATTGGCTCCCtgggagaccctacaataacaaagcagcCTAGCCCAAGCCCTCCCAAGAGTCCCTGCAAAAACAACCCGCCCAGCCCTTATGGAAAGCCTTAGCAAAGTGGCTCACTGCCAGCGTTTAAGGTAGACCGTACAATAACAAGCCCCAGCCCTTCtaggagaccctacaataacaccccACCCTGCTTGGCCCCCAACTGTACAATAACAAATCAGTGTGCACGGCCCCCAGCCCATGGGGGAGGCCCCGTGATGAGAACCCAGCTCAGCCCCCAGCACTTAagggagaccctacaataacggAGTGGCGTggcgcccctccccccaggtggcGGAGGAGATCAGCAAGCCGCTGACCTCGGTGAAGAAGATCACCATGGTGTCGAGTGGGAGCGAGGGCGTTGGCGCTGCCAAGGTGACGGGGGAGGTGCTGGAAATCATGAGCAAACTCCCCGACACAGTGGAGAAACTCACCGGCATCAGCATCTCCCAGGTACCGgcgccaggacgcctgggttctatccgaggggaggggagcaggggctagtggttagagcgggggtggGTGGGACCCAGaacccctgggttctctccccagtgctgggaggggaatggggcctgggggttagagcagcgggggctgggagtcaggaatcctgggttttctccctgactctgggaggggagtggggtccagtggttagagcggggcgggggtgctgggagccaggactcctgggttctctccctgactcCCTTCCCCCATTGCTAGGGGGTCCAGAGGAGTCCGTGACTCTGTTCTGCGATCAGGTTCCTGGGAGTGACGCGCTGACGCTGCTCCCCCTGTCGGTTTTGCCTCCTGCTCACAGATGACTCAGAAGAAGCCAGGGCGAATGTCCTAGTCACTGGAAGTCGGAGGCTCTGCCCCGAGCTGTGCATGTCCCTGAGCCGCCCCCGCCCCGTTCTCCTTGCTGTGTCTGCATCTCAGGCCTGCCCTCCCGGGGGGGATGTGTGGGGCACCAGCCACCGAGCCCCGTGGGTCAATGCCACCTTCCGTGTACCCTTGCCagccccccaacctctctcccaaAAGCGGGGGGGGGCATTTGCTCCCCACTCCACCCTAACCTCGCCTGCACCTTGTATTCCTGGGGGATCAGTCCCACAGACCCACCCCCTCGCTCCGTCATCTCTTCACATCCAAGATCATCCTGAGGGAGAAGTTCCGTCACCTCCAGCTCGGGACCGGCGGGCGCCATGTCTTGAAGGAGGTGCAGCTTTGGAGTCTGATTTCTCAAGAGCGGCAGAGTGAGAAACAAACCCTGTTTGGGGTTTCCTCTTTTCAACGGCACCAACCTCTTAAATCTACTCCTAATGCAGCCTGAGATATCTCACCTTCAAGCCCCAGCGTTTTCAGAAGCCTCTGGCTTCCTTTTCCCTTGCACCCGTCCGGATTTAGCAGCTCATGTCTCTCTGGTGGCCAAAACCACAAGTCAAAGTCAGATACCGGCCGAAAGCCGACAGCCCCAGCTTGGAAACGCCACCGGCCGCACATCTCTACCTTGGGCGCTGGTAAGATATCGGCTGCTGAAGCAGAAGCAAGGCAAGGAGGTAATCGGATTGATGTGACATGTCAGGTCGGCCGTTTGGTGGCTCCCTGGAGCTCTGGAGTTTGGTATTTCCTGGCCAACTGGGGCTGTAGACGCTTTAGATGCCCCTCCATAGCCACAGCTGCAGGCGTGGGTTAGGAAGACAGGAGCAAACCCCTttttggggaggggacagggcatAGCCCCCAGGATCCAGCATTCCCAGCGCCTGTGGATGTGGGGTAGGAGAGTTGGGGTGGGATGCAGCTGTGGGCATCTCATTGCCACTAAGGGGCACGGGATGAAATGGGGTGGTGGGGATTTCAAGCCGTTGCCCCCTTTTGCCTCTGGTGCCTAAACATTTTCACTCACTCGCTGTGGCCAAAGTAAACTCTTCCACAGGCCCGCCCCCCCACCACCCCCCCAGCcgttcctgctgcccccagctgggCCAATTGGGGCCAATCTGAGAACGAGCCAACTTGGCTGGAATGGCTGGTTAGGAGCTAGGGCCCCATAGAGAAGAAAGGCAGCCAGGCTCCTGCCTCCCTCCACCCGCCAGGGCTGGATCACTGCCAGCACCCCCTAGAAGGGAAAgaccctgtgccccattccccagtccctgccctgtggCTGGTACCCCATATCTGTATGTGCACCCCCAGGTGTTATACCCCCTCCACCACCAGGGGTTCCTCGTCTCTCATGTttccacccccctgccctcctcctgaTTTGTACCACTGCTGGTTTGTCCTGCTGGTCCCAGGGCAAAAGGGGGCCCGATCCCACCTTGCTGTGCctgggaaggggttgggagggtcccagaagctgggccagggcccctgccccccctcccctctgtgtGTGCGCGCGTCCTGGTGCCCCGAATATGACGGGTGCATGAAGGTGCCTTCTCTGCCCTGGTGATTGTACGTGAGCCTGTGTCTGTCACCCCCTGCGCTGGTACCTGTCCCCCCAGACCATTAAACGCCCTGTTGTGTGAATGACCCCGTTCTCCTGGCGCCTCAGTCTCTTGGGGTAGGTGTCTGGGGGCTGGGGCGGGTTGGGGACACAAAGCTGGTGATTCAACGTGTCGGGGCTGGGACAAAGTGCAacaccccctgctgagtccctggTGACCCATCCTtgccctgcttcctgcagcacagcgcaccccctgctgagtccctggTGACCCCTCCTtgccctgcttcctgcagcaccgcaccccctgcagagcccccagtgccccccaccctgctccctgctgagcccctggtgccccccccccgtgagctgcagcctgccaggggaTAGGGCTCCCTGTGCTCCCTGAGCACTGCACTGGGCCCAGCACTGACCTGGGGGGGGGCCCTTCCTGAGCCCCTTGCCTCCCCCCATTCCAGGGGCAGTCGCTGTGGCCTGTGTGAAAACCAGCTGTGGGTTATACAGCTTAAACTCCCCCCCACCCGCAGCCtccatgggggcagggggctaagagctggaggtcagggctggtCTGGAGGAATTGAActgcggggaggggggcacaaTCCAGCTACTGTTAAAGCAAGGAACAAATCCTTCTGAATGacttggccggggggggggggcgcacagaTGTGCCCCAGCTCCTCACTTCTGACCCGGGGCCCCCTCGTTTAACCTGTGGGGGGGTTGGAGGAAGCGCAGGGCAAGGAaactggaggggagggaagcagagcaaAAGGAAGTGGCTCCAGAGCCCAGCAGAAGGGGGCGGattcctctccccccccttctTCCGTGCCACGTGGCACAGCTGCCATGGCCCCCCCCCCGCAATGAGCTCAGCCCCTGGCCACGCCCCCTCCCgcacttccctgccccacagctgctgcagtgcaggactgaggggcactggcaaggctggggagaggggagggaggggtaagAGGCACCCGCGGAGCTGTAGGGCAGGGAGCCCCCCAGGGCTGggtagtggggtgggaggggtcctAGATCATCCCAGGGCTGAGCTAACGGGCTGCacagcaggactgaggggcacccgcagagctgtaGGGTAGGGAGACCCCCAGGGGTGCACACCAGGACTGGGGAGCTCGGCACAGGAGGGAGGGGTAAGAGGCACCAGCGGAGCTGTAGGGCAGGGAGCCCCCCAGGGCTGggtagtggggtgggaggggcactAGATCATCCCAGGGCTGAGCTAACAGGCTGCACAGCaggactggggagaggggagctcagggctggggctgctgagATCAAGActcaggggcagggctgagatTTGGGGAAGGTTTTGTGACACCTACTGTGCCAAGGGGCACAGGTGCCCCCCAGCTGCCATCACATCCCCCCTGCACAGACAGAGCTTGGAGAGtcaggaaaattttaaaaaaatgggtttattCTTGCGCAGAACATCGTCTTTTCAATATGAAAAAAGCAgttaaaaaaacaagagaaagatgGAGCAagtgaggcggggggggggggggacagacacTGAGCTGATAGGACAGAGCCAGACAGGACAGAGttgagctggagccaggccagagCCATTGGGTGGGATCTCCAGCTGCAGTCACCTACCAGCTGAAGCCCAcatcagtgcccccccccccaactctctTCCCCTTTAATTCCTCCAGGGCTGAGTTGTCTCAGGAGCTTCAGCTGGTGGGAGCTGATTCCCCGTGGCAGGACCTTGGGTGTCCAACTGAGCCCCCGAGAACATGGGCATGGGGACAATCTACATTCACAGCCTCTCCCCTCACACGTTTGCACACACCCACCCCCCTCAGCTCTCACCCTCTCCCTGCTCACTGGAGGGGACTGACTGCAATGCAACCAGCTTTCAGGGCCTCTCCCCCTTTGCCTGCAGCAGGACCATCCCTTTCCCCAAAGCTGCTGAGGGCAGAGACCAGCTCCCTGAGTCATCACTCTGTGGCTTGGTGCCCCTTGCATCCCTGGCTCAGCTGACTTATCTAGGGCACCAAGGGAGATGGAAGATATACGGTGAGTTCCCCTGATCTGGGGCCAAATTGATACAAGGAAGAGAATCTAccatttctctcccccacctccaaaaaaatctgtgggccaaatcctcagcataGGGGTAGGAATGGAAAAGGGGAGGGATGCCCCCACCTGGAGAAGCTGGGGGGCTGACCCCCCAAACAGAAAGCATATTGACTAGGGAAGCCAGGGACGCACCCTTTGAGGGTGTGGGCAGACCAGCCAGCTCCAGAACTTAGATCCGCGCACCTGGTAGATGAGACCTTCAGAGAAATGAGACACATTGAGCGGGGTTGTATAGACACGGGTTTAGTCTCAGGGCTCCAGCATCTCCTACAGCTTTGCAAATATGCTCATGTCCAGCCAGGAGGGGAAGGAGTTCCTAGACCGAGCATCTCTCACCGAAGTAGCAGAGCCATAAATCCAACCACAGGGGGGGGGGTGCaagactcctgggtcctatcccttctcccctcccctagaTGCTGCTCCCCAAAGTCCCACTGCATTCAGCCACAAGCTCATTCTCCCTGAGGAGGAAGGTGCAGCAGAGGGACTTGCTAACAGCAAAAGCCAATTGAATCTCCTTCCCTTAAGTAGGGCCAGATGTTTCTGCTAGGCCTGCTTTGCCTCTGACCTTCCTCCTCGGCCTGCTTTGCCTCTGACCTTCCTCCTCAGCTGCTGGTATTATTTAGTTGCCTGCAAGGTCTAACCAGTTCAGGGCCACCTCCTTCCTACTTTCTGCTCAGTCTAAGAAGCAATCAACTAGACTTCCTCAGGTCCAGACCTGCCTCACATCCCCCACCGGCTCCAGTGGTGGGGAGCTCCCACAAACCAATCTACCTTGTTCCTGCTAATCCACTTCACAGCTCCCACCTCTACTGGTTTTGCTACAAGAGTTTGGCACCTGCCTGATGCTACCTATGGGATGACATCTACATGCGAGAACTCCTTCGATAAAGGTCCGAGCAGGAAGAAGTCAAAGAGCTCGCTCTCACAACCTGGCTCCAGTTTGCTAGGCCACTAGGCCAAAGAAGGGACAACCTATCAACTCTGCTTTGGGACTTTTAATCTTGCACATCCTTTGGGTTACATTTCAGGTCTTAAAGACAATCCAACCGAGCCCTCTGTTATCCCCACACTCCCATCCCTGGGGAACACCTCAGCGAGATGAGCATGGGCTGAGAAGAATCACCAAAATTTAAACTCCCTCTTTGAGAGAGAGCAGAGGAGAGATGCCATTGGATGTAGACAGTTACAGAGAAAGGGGATCTGACTTTTATTGGAGACAGAACTCACAATAACTTAGTGCTGGGGAAGAACAGAAGACAGATGAGGGACGGCAGAAGTGGCATCTCTCGCTCCGATGCCCAAGCTGATGTTTACATGGGAGATCACAGAACTGGAGTAAGCTCAGCCCTGGAGGAACCTGGATGGAGAAGACAgttgagaaggaaggaaggaagaaagaagactgGAACATGATGCGATGTGggtgtctgtttttttaaaaaaaaaattaatttgtgcGGGCACGTTTATGGTGGCGGGTGAAGCTTCAAGCTTCTTCTTCAGCCTCTTCCCCgaagtcctcttcctcctcggcCGTAGCATCCTGGTACTGCTGGTACTCGGAGACCAGGTCGTTCATGTTGCTCTCTGCCTCGGTGAACTCCATCTCGTCCATGCCCTCGCCCGTGTACCAGTGGAGGAAAGCCTTGCGGCGGAACATGGCAGTGAACTGCTCTGAGATGCGCTTGAAGAGCTCCTGGATGGCCGTGCTGTTGCCGATGAAAGTGACGGCCATCTTGAGCCCACGGGGTGGGATGTCGCACACGGCCGTCTTGACGTTGTTGGGGATCCACTCCACGAAGTAGCTGCTGTTCTTGTTCTGCACATTCAGCATCTGCTCATCCACCTCCTTCATGGACATGCGGCCACGGAAGACGGCCGCTACTGTCAGGTAGCGCCCATGGCGGGGGTCACAGGCTGCCATCATGTTCTTAGCGTCGAAGACCTGTTGGGTCAGCTCCGGCACGGTCAAGGCCCGgtactgctggctgccgcggctgGTCAGGGGGGCAAAGCCAGGCATGAAGAAGTGGAGACGAGGGAAGGGCACCATGTTGACAGCCAGTTTGCGGAGATCGGCATTGAGCTGCCCGGGGAAACGGAGGCAGGTGGTGACGCCGCTCATGGTGGCCGAGACCAGGTGGTTGAGGTCGCCGTAGGTGGGGGTGGTCAGCTTGAGGGTGCGGAAGCAGATGTCGTACAGGGCCTCGTTGTCGATGCAGTAGGTCTCGTCCGTGTTCTCCACCAGCTGGTGGACGGACAGGGTGGCATTGTAAGGCTCCACCACTGTGTCCGAGACCTTGGGCGACGGCACCACGCTGAAGGTGTTCATGATGCGGTCAGGGTACTCCTCCCGGATCTTGCTGATCAGCAGCGTGCCCATGCCCGAGCCGGTGCCACCACCCAGAGAGTGGGTCAGCTGGAAGCCCTGCAGGCAGTCGCAGCTCTCCGCCTCCTTCCTCACCACATCCAGCACAGAGTCCACCAGCTCGGCCCCCTCCGTGTAGTGCCCCTTGGCCCAGTTGTTACCAGCTCCGCTCTGGCCtgtaggggtggggtggaggggaagaagcCACAAGCATTGGGCTAAGGCACTGGGGAACCAGCTGCTCCTTGGCCAGCTATGTCCCCAAATTACCTCCAATGGACTCCCCTGAGGGACATGTGCCAATTCCCCCAATGGTCTAAGAGGAACATCAGGTCCTCTGTTGAGTTAGGCTCacagattgggggtggggaggaagtggggggaagAGATGCCACATTACCATGGTATTTAAGTGGCCTCCAATTCTTAGACAGAAGAACCTAAAAGAGGCCACCGCTCTGCGAATGTGGCCAGGGCTGAGGGATGCACCTCTAGCTCCAAACAGTCAAGTGAAGTCAGCTGGGTCCTTCCACACATGCCCCACACCCCCCAGATCAGACAAAGCCCATCTCAAAGTCATAACCCATTGGCCACTCCAAAATTTAGGGGGACTGTCCGCAGGTTGCTACTAGGTCCAGTCTGGACTCAGTTGAGTAGACGAACCTAGAAACTCTGGTTCAGACTCTAGACACGACC contains:
- the TUBB gene encoding tubulin beta chain, producing the protein MREIVHIQAGQCGNQIGAKFWEVISDEHGIDPTGTYHGDSDLQLDRISVYYNEATGGKYVPRAILVDLEPGTMDSVRSGPFGQIFRPDNFVFGQSGAGNNWAKGHYTEGAELVDSVLDVVRKEAESCDCLQGFQLTHSLGGGTGSGMGTLLISKIREEYPDRIMNTFSVVPSPKVSDTVVEPYNATLSVHQLVENTDETYCIDNEALYDICFRTLKLTTPTYGDLNHLVSATMSGVTTCLRFPGQLNADLRKLAVNMVPFPRLHFFMPGFAPLTSRGSQQYRALTVPELTQQVFDAKNMMAACDPRHGRYLTVAAVFRGRMSMKEVDEQMLNVQNKNSSYFVEWIPNNVKTAVCDIPPRGLKMAVTFIGNSTAIQELFKRISEQFTAMFRRKAFLHWYTGEGMDEMEFTEAESNMNDLVSEYQQYQDATAEEEEDFGEEAEEEA